From one Luteipulveratus mongoliensis genomic stretch:
- a CDS encoding LVIVD repeat-containing protein — MRSSRRFGLALITSAALATSAGVSMAAATGDPGDGSGPVGDEQIRSHHAPAAKPGDPLNDPAEIGRSGLGLQADQIGRSANVKRAASVAPSGPLADGTGTDIAFQGNKAFVGNYNGFTIFDVSKPSKPKMLAQVLCPGSQNDVSVSGNLLYLSTDSSRSDDSCASTPQPATEKSSWEGIKIFDISDVRNPKYIKSVETACGSHTHTLIPGRSSEFLYVSSYSPNETYPDCKPPHDSISIIEVPKKAPTQAKVVAEPNLFPDGGTPNAGTTGCHDITAYPLKNLAAGACMGDGIILDIKNPAAPKVIERVSDKNFAFWHSATFNNAGTKVIFTDELGGGGAATCNEKTGPERGADAIYDLSKRNKLTFKSYFKISRYQTDDENCVAHNGSLVPVKGKDIMVQSWYMGGTQIWDFTDSAHPKELGYFERGPAAGEDGGGTWSSYYYNGHVYSSDLGKGFDIFKVSGKDFDQAAKVKMDQFNPQSQPYVGKH, encoded by the coding sequence ATGCGATCAAGCAGAAGGTTCGGCCTGGCGCTGATCACCAGCGCCGCGCTCGCGACGTCAGCGGGTGTCAGCATGGCAGCGGCTACCGGCGATCCCGGTGACGGCAGCGGACCGGTCGGCGACGAGCAGATCCGGTCGCACCACGCGCCGGCTGCCAAGCCAGGTGACCCGCTGAACGACCCCGCCGAGATCGGACGGTCCGGCCTCGGCCTGCAGGCCGACCAGATCGGCCGCAGCGCCAACGTCAAGCGGGCCGCGAGCGTCGCGCCGAGCGGTCCGCTCGCCGACGGCACTGGCACCGACATCGCCTTCCAGGGCAACAAGGCGTTCGTCGGCAACTACAACGGCTTCACCATCTTCGACGTCTCCAAGCCGTCGAAGCCCAAGATGCTCGCGCAGGTCCTGTGCCCGGGCTCGCAGAACGACGTGTCGGTCTCGGGCAACCTGCTCTACCTGTCGACCGACTCCTCGCGGTCGGACGACTCCTGCGCGTCGACGCCGCAGCCGGCGACCGAGAAGTCCAGCTGGGAGGGCATCAAGATCTTCGACATCTCTGATGTGCGCAACCCGAAGTACATCAAGTCGGTCGAGACCGCTTGTGGCTCCCACACGCACACGCTGATCCCGGGTCGCTCGAGTGAGTTCCTCTACGTCTCGAGCTACAGCCCCAACGAGACCTACCCGGACTGCAAGCCGCCGCACGACTCGATCTCGATCATCGAGGTCCCCAAGAAGGCGCCGACGCAGGCCAAGGTCGTCGCCGAGCCCAACCTCTTCCCCGATGGTGGGACGCCCAACGCCGGGACGACCGGCTGCCACGACATCACGGCCTACCCCTTGAAGAACCTCGCGGCCGGTGCGTGCATGGGTGACGGGATCATCCTCGACATCAAGAACCCGGCGGCGCCCAAGGTCATCGAGCGGGTCTCGGACAAGAACTTCGCCTTCTGGCACTCGGCGACCTTCAACAACGCCGGCACCAAGGTGATCTTCACCGACGAGCTCGGTGGCGGTGGCGCGGCGACGTGCAACGAGAAGACCGGTCCGGAGCGCGGTGCGGACGCGATCTACGACCTGAGCAAGCGCAACAAGCTCACGTTCAAGTCGTACTTCAAGATCTCGCGCTACCAGACCGACGACGAGAACTGCGTCGCCCACAACGGCTCACTCGTGCCGGTCAAGGGCAAGGACATCATGGTCCAGTCCTGGTACATGGGTGGCACCCAGATCTGGGACTTCACCGACTCCGCGCACCCCAAGGAGCTCGGCTACTTCGAGCGGGGTCCGGCTGCTGGCGAGGACGGCGGCGGCACCTGGTCGTCGTACTACTACAACGGCCACGTCTACTCCTCGGACCTCGGCAAGGGCTTCGACATCTTCAAGGTCAGCGGCAAGGACTTCGACCAGGCCGCGAAGGTGAAGATGGACCAGTTCAACCCGCAGTCGCAGCCGTACGTCGGCAAGCACTAA
- a CDS encoding SPFH domain-containing protein, which translates to MSQATQETMQDAGVGRPRGMSSIKEVLGSWGDIRQLLRGGESGAIVPVVIPKDSRGLRWLTLVWIALWAFATAAISATTDADWLTVPAAVGGLAFLLLAFLWWWRSSIVEIEEGTVGVLTKFGAITGPGLSPGRHYLWHPWARVAYVVDVTTEIPYNAPVLACPTHENVPLKSIEFFLKFRIVNAIQFVQTIGAGNFDLVLSNSVQDAIRQRSRLVRTEQAYDLRGSDVADMQELLNRQLARYGVQILGCNIPDVQLPTQYRQHISTRERVAKELSAYEKEWELTRKRRIDTLLMDIERSKKVRDAKVIEVNASLNKARKDVAQMLEEQETEAQRVKYEIETRGRTNLVAAQGEARAQEQLATAYRDNRAVLGYELARRRLDVGAQLARSAPQPVIVQTDSGSTDSSALSTLMLAQLLPRLGQGQGQGQRTPALSEETTERVESLAQKAARGIDRSSVE; encoded by the coding sequence ATGAGCCAGGCGACGCAGGAGACGATGCAGGACGCCGGCGTCGGCCGGCCACGAGGCATGTCCTCGATCAAGGAAGTCCTCGGTTCATGGGGCGACATTCGACAGCTGCTGCGCGGTGGCGAGTCCGGCGCGATCGTGCCCGTGGTCATCCCCAAGGACAGCCGCGGCCTGCGCTGGCTGACGCTGGTCTGGATCGCACTGTGGGCGTTCGCGACCGCGGCGATCTCGGCGACCACGGACGCCGACTGGCTCACGGTGCCGGCGGCTGTCGGCGGGCTCGCGTTCCTGCTGCTGGCGTTCCTGTGGTGGTGGCGCTCGTCGATCGTGGAGATCGAGGAGGGCACGGTCGGGGTCCTCACGAAGTTCGGTGCGATCACCGGCCCGGGCCTCTCGCCGGGGCGTCACTACTTGTGGCACCCCTGGGCGCGGGTCGCCTATGTCGTCGACGTGACGACCGAAATCCCTTACAACGCACCGGTTCTCGCGTGCCCGACCCATGAGAACGTCCCGCTCAAGTCGATCGAGTTCTTCCTGAAGTTCCGCATCGTCAACGCGATCCAGTTCGTGCAGACGATCGGCGCGGGCAACTTCGACCTGGTGCTGTCCAACTCGGTGCAGGACGCGATCCGTCAGCGTTCGCGCCTGGTCCGCACCGAGCAGGCGTACGACCTGCGCGGCTCCGATGTCGCCGACATGCAGGAGCTGCTCAACCGCCAGCTGGCTCGCTACGGCGTACAGATCCTCGGCTGCAACATCCCCGACGTGCAGCTGCCCACGCAGTACCGCCAGCACATCTCGACGCGCGAGCGCGTGGCCAAGGAGCTGTCGGCGTACGAGAAGGAGTGGGAGCTCACTCGCAAGCGTCGGATCGACACGCTGCTGATGGACATCGAGCGGTCCAAGAAGGTGCGGGACGCCAAGGTCATCGAGGTCAACGCTTCCCTCAACAAGGCGCGCAAGGACGTCGCACAGATGTTGGAGGAGCAGGAGACCGAGGCGCAGCGGGTGAAGTACGAGATCGAGACGCGTGGTCGTACGAATCTCGTTGCAGCACAAGGAGAGGCGCGGGCTCAGGAGCAGCTGGCGACGGCGTACCGCGACAACCGTGCGGTGCTCGGCTACGAGCTGGCGAGGCGGCGGCTCGACGTCGGCGCCCAGCTCGCTCGGAGTGCACCACAGCCGGTCATCGTGCAGACCGACTCCGGCTCGACAGACAGCTCGGCACTGTCGACGCTGATGCTGGCGCAGCTGCTGCCGCGGCTCGGTCAGGGTCAGGGTCAGGGTCAGCGCACGCCGGCGCTCTCCGAGGAGACCACGGAGCGCGTGGAGTCGTTGGCGCAGAAGGCAGCTCGCGGCATCGACCGTTCGTCGGTCGAGTAG
- a CDS encoding maleylpyruvate isomerase N-terminal domain-containing protein, which translates to MTVDLFSRSWTALRTTVAGLSDADFAQPSGCAGWLVQDLVCHLVIDAQDVLITLVTPADTEPTHDAVTYWTVSQTPPTGYDPLDALIVRLAAAYEHPELLKFHLDDVGSAAGRAAELADPALRVSTQEMVLTAGDYLSAYVLEWTLHHLDLVAHLTDVTGPPPDALARTRAMLEQIAGASFPASFSDADALLIGTGRRTPTAAETAELGDLAARLPFVLG; encoded by the coding sequence GTGACCGTCGATCTCTTCTCCCGCTCATGGACTGCGTTGCGTACGACCGTGGCCGGGCTCTCGGACGCGGACTTCGCGCAGCCGTCCGGTTGCGCCGGATGGCTCGTACAAGACCTCGTGTGCCACCTGGTCATCGACGCGCAGGACGTCCTGATCACGCTCGTCACTCCCGCTGACACGGAGCCCACGCACGACGCGGTGACCTACTGGACGGTCTCCCAGACGCCGCCCACCGGCTACGACCCGCTCGATGCGCTGATCGTCCGTCTGGCGGCGGCGTACGAGCACCCCGAGCTGCTGAAGTTCCACCTGGACGACGTCGGCTCCGCGGCCGGTCGCGCGGCCGAGCTGGCCGACCCGGCTCTGCGGGTCAGCACCCAGGAGATGGTGCTGACGGCCGGCGACTACCTGTCGGCGTACGTCCTGGAGTGGACGCTGCATCACCTCGATCTGGTGGCACATCTCACCGACGTCACCGGGCCGCCTCCGGACGCGCTGGCGCGGACGCGCGCGATGCTCGAGCAGATCGCTGGAGCCTCGTTCCCCGCGTCGTTCTCCGACGCGGACGCCCTCCTGATCGGCACCGGCCGGCGTACTCCAACAGCCGCGGAGACCGCGGAGCTGGGTGACCTGGCCGCTCGGCTGCCCTTCGTCCTGGGGTGA
- a CDS encoding DUF305 domain-containing protein has product MSFAPGRRRTTFAGLAVLLTFALVACSSDDSARPTSTATSPSAPVLQPGKPGEANSSLSGTQAVPGKKAEPAPADVTFMQDMIVHHAQAITMVDIALPGLTDSQARSLARRIKAEQGPEIRVMKTWLEKHHKAVPPQATNTRMKADGHHGMMPGMATQQQLIDLQGAKGPAKDRQFLTLMIRHHQGALTMVGTRGRSGTDDDAERMANDIGSVQTSQITRMKSIRSGLPQ; this is encoded by the coding sequence ATGTCCTTCGCACCAGGCCGCCGTCGTACGACCTTCGCCGGGTTGGCCGTGCTCCTCACGTTCGCGCTCGTCGCCTGCAGCAGTGACGACTCCGCGCGCCCCACTTCGACCGCCACGTCACCCAGCGCCCCGGTGCTGCAGCCGGGCAAACCCGGCGAGGCCAACTCCTCGTTGAGCGGGACGCAGGCGGTGCCCGGCAAGAAGGCCGAGCCGGCGCCGGCCGACGTGACCTTCATGCAGGACATGATCGTTCACCACGCCCAGGCCATCACGATGGTCGACATCGCGCTGCCGGGTCTGACCGACTCCCAGGCACGCTCGCTGGCACGGCGCATCAAGGCTGAGCAGGGCCCGGAGATACGGGTCATGAAGACCTGGCTGGAGAAGCACCACAAGGCGGTGCCGCCGCAGGCCACCAATACCCGGATGAAGGCCGACGGCCATCACGGGATGATGCCCGGCATGGCCACGCAACAGCAGCTGATCGACCTGCAGGGCGCCAAGGGTCCGGCGAAGGACAGACAGTTCCTGACGCTGATGATCCGTCACCACCAGGGCGCGCTCACGATGGTCGGCACCCGCGGCAGATCCGGCACCGACGACGACGCCGAGCGGATGGCGAACGACATCGGCTCGGTGCAGACATCGCAGATCACCCGGATGAAGTCGATCCGAAGCGGGCTCCCCCAGTGA
- a CDS encoding TetR/AcrR family transcriptional regulator, which translates to MLAAAAELFAERGYPQVAMSDIAEAVAIGPSALYRHFRGKQELLHEVISTAFTALGVALETDLADGRAGLDTIAAAALEHRGVGVLWQREARHLEPERHEELRAELVAISGRLAAKISGTRVDLHNQQVDLLAWATLGSLISVSYHRVQLPRADYVRLLAQLGADVLATTFSAESGPAAASPSQVEPTSSTKDAVVSAAMQLFSQRGYHGTSVDDIGAVVGIAGPSIYHHFPSKPEVLLATIAEGERWLTDDLARTLAETTSPVEALNRVVRSFAEYALSHPDAMDVLIAETDALPSSEQRRVRKVQRDYINAWVDLLRDLHRLDNGPARIRVQAAFTVINDVARTPHLRGAPDIGPAVVAIASSILGLTVQAPVE; encoded by the coding sequence ATCCTTGCCGCCGCCGCCGAGCTCTTCGCGGAGCGCGGCTATCCCCAGGTGGCGATGAGCGACATCGCCGAGGCGGTGGCTATCGGCCCCTCCGCGCTGTACCGCCACTTCCGGGGCAAGCAGGAGCTGCTGCACGAGGTCATCAGTACGGCATTCACCGCGCTGGGTGTCGCGCTCGAGACGGACCTCGCCGACGGTCGGGCAGGACTGGACACGATCGCGGCCGCGGCCCTCGAGCACCGCGGGGTCGGAGTTCTCTGGCAGCGCGAGGCCCGGCATCTGGAGCCTGAGCGACACGAGGAGCTGCGTGCCGAGCTGGTCGCCATCTCAGGACGCCTGGCCGCCAAGATCAGCGGAACGCGCGTGGACCTCCACAACCAGCAGGTCGACCTGCTGGCGTGGGCGACGCTGGGCAGTCTGATCAGCGTGTCCTACCACCGAGTTCAGCTCCCACGTGCTGACTACGTACGTCTACTGGCTCAGCTAGGTGCTGACGTGCTGGCCACCACGTTCTCTGCGGAGTCGGGGCCGGCGGCTGCATCCCCGAGCCAGGTCGAGCCCACGTCGTCGACCAAGGACGCGGTCGTCAGTGCGGCGATGCAGCTGTTCTCCCAGAGGGGCTACCACGGGACGAGCGTCGATGACATCGGTGCGGTTGTCGGAATCGCAGGGCCGAGCATCTATCACCATTTCCCGAGCAAGCCAGAGGTGCTGCTCGCGACGATCGCCGAAGGTGAGCGCTGGTTGACCGACGACCTCGCTCGTACCCTCGCCGAGACGACCAGTCCGGTCGAGGCACTCAACCGGGTGGTTCGGTCCTTTGCCGAGTACGCGCTGAGCCACCCGGACGCCATGGACGTGCTGATCGCCGAGACCGACGCGCTGCCGTCATCGGAGCAACGACGGGTCCGGAAGGTTCAGCGCGACTACATCAACGCCTGGGTCGACCTGCTGCGCGACCTGCACCGGCTCGACAACGGCCCGGCCAGGATCCGAGTCCAGGCGGCGTTCACCGTCATCAACGACGTCGCTCGGACCCCGCACCTGCGCGGGGCGCCCGACATCGGCCCGGCCGTCGTGGCCATTGCGTCGTCGATCCTGGGTCTGACTGTCCAGGCGCCGGTCGAGTAG
- a CDS encoding MFS transporter: MSPTQSYRRLFASTGLTYVLVAFLGRLPLAMSQLGVLLLIADTTDSYGAGGACAGALAVANAIGAPMWGGWADRAGQRLVVLIQSVTGAFALAVLLITAHSDLSWAWAAVASAVAGFLMPQVGPLARVRWRPITADSGPHQPRLVSTAFSYEGAADEASFVLGPALVGLCVSIVSPTFALATAAVLLAVFGTWFALHETARVAHAAPRASAEGASRLLTPALTVLCLAQLAIGMVFGSVQTGTSVLATDAGAPGLTGIFHALLGIGSVAAGLALAGLPDRFALPTRLRWFAVAFLALALPLLMVRSLATLAPVLLVLGLSVAPYMITTFTLGEQLTPASRTSAAMTLLAAATGLGYAAGAAIAGRLADWGGHTPAFAVTVAAGVLAVLISWSGRSLLGRADERARHGAPLVNTVHP, translated from the coding sequence GTGTCCCCCACACAGTCCTATCGACGTCTGTTCGCCTCCACCGGCCTGACGTACGTCCTCGTCGCCTTCCTCGGTCGACTCCCCCTCGCGATGAGCCAGCTCGGCGTCCTGCTGCTCATCGCCGACACCACGGACAGCTATGGCGCGGGCGGTGCCTGTGCCGGTGCCCTCGCAGTCGCCAACGCGATCGGCGCCCCGATGTGGGGTGGCTGGGCCGACCGCGCCGGCCAGCGGCTCGTCGTCCTCATCCAGTCGGTGACCGGAGCCTTTGCTCTCGCCGTTCTGCTCATCACTGCGCACTCCGATCTGTCCTGGGCGTGGGCTGCAGTCGCGAGTGCGGTCGCCGGGTTCCTGATGCCGCAGGTCGGTCCGCTCGCGCGGGTGCGCTGGCGCCCGATCACCGCCGACAGTGGTCCGCACCAGCCGCGGCTCGTCAGCACCGCCTTCTCCTACGAAGGTGCGGCCGACGAGGCGTCGTTCGTGCTCGGCCCCGCCCTGGTCGGGTTGTGCGTCAGCATCGTCAGCCCGACCTTCGCGCTCGCCACGGCCGCGGTCCTGCTGGCCGTCTTCGGGACGTGGTTCGCGCTGCACGAGACGGCGCGCGTGGCCCACGCCGCGCCCCGCGCCTCGGCTGAGGGCGCGAGCCGCTTGCTCACGCCGGCGTTGACCGTCTTGTGCCTCGCCCAGCTGGCGATCGGGATGGTGTTCGGCTCGGTCCAGACCGGCACCTCCGTGCTGGCGACCGATGCGGGAGCGCCCGGGCTGACCGGCATCTTCCACGCGCTGCTCGGCATCGGCAGTGTCGCGGCCGGACTGGCTCTCGCCGGCCTGCCCGACCGGTTCGCGCTGCCGACCCGGCTGCGCTGGTTCGCGGTCGCGTTCCTCGCGCTCGCCCTGCCGCTGCTGATGGTCAGGTCGCTCGCGACGCTGGCGCCGGTGCTGCTCGTCCTCGGGCTGAGCGTCGCGCCCTACATGATCACGACCTTCACGCTCGGCGAGCAGCTGACACCGGCGTCGCGGACCAGCGCCGCCATGACTCTCCTGGCCGCGGCGACCGGTCTCGGCTACGCCGCGGGTGCAGCCATCGCAGGCCGGCTCGCGGACTGGGGCGGCCACACACCGGCGTTCGCGGTGACGGTGGCGGCCGGCGTACTGGCCGTGCTCATCTCGTGGTCCGGCCGAAGCCTCTTGGGACGTGCCGACGAGCGTGCGCGACATGGGGCACCCCTCGTCAATACAGTGCACCCATGA